One genomic window of Ziziphus jujuba cultivar Dongzao chromosome 4, ASM3175591v1 includes the following:
- the LOC107416620 gene encoding uncharacterized protein LOC107416620 isoform X2: protein MLVSEQSTMAIKAYQDQAEQLLKEYVLADSFVPYISVVGGILACKMVYDLTQLISSIYFKSYSNLSRMQGVEWNNRAISTIHAVFITVLSLYFVFWSDLFSDYQLGGLVTLRTSPLSTFVLGVSIGYFLADIGMIFWFYPALGGLEYVVHHLLSVAALTYAMLTGEGQLYTYMVLISETTTPGINLRWYLDTAGMKRSRAYVINGVVIFFSWLVARILLFIYLFYHVYLHYDEEGNEIQLDGHASSRTVFPSI, encoded by the exons ATGTTGGTTTCTGAACAATCAACCATGGCAATCAAAGCTTACCAAGATCAGGCTGAACAGCTACTAAAGGAATATGTCCTAGCAGACTCTTTTGTGCCGTACATTTCTGTAGTTGGTGGCATACTTGCTTGCAAAATG GTCTATGATCTTACTCAATTGATTAGTTCTATTTACTTCAAGAGCTACTCTAACCTTTCAAGAATGCAAGGTGTTGAGTGGAATAACAG GGCCATATCAACTATTCATGCTGTTTTTATCACAGTCTTGTCATTGTATTTTGTCTTTTGGTCGGATCTCTTTTCTGACTATCAACTTGGTGGCCTTGTTACATTGCGAACTTCTCCACTATCTACGTTTGTATTGGGG GTTTCAATTGGTTATTTTCTAGCGGACATTGGCATGATCTTTTGGTTTTATCCTGCTCTTGGTGGGTTGGAGTAT GTGgttcatcatcttctttctgTAGCAGCATTAACGTATGCAATGTTGACTGGGGAGGGACAGCTCTATACGTACATGGTTCTTATTTCTGAGACAACCACCCCTGGGATCAACTTAAGATG GTATCTTGACACAGCTGGTATGAAGCGGTCTAGAGCTTATGTCATAAATGGGGTTGTAATATTCTTTTCTTGGCTG GTTGCCAGAATACTCTTGTTCATATACCTGTTTTATCATGTCTACCTGCATTATGATGAG GAGGGTAACGAGATTCAACTGGATGGTCACGCTTCTTCAAGAACAGTTTTTCCCTCAATTTGA
- the LOC107416620 gene encoding uncharacterized protein LOC107416620 isoform X3, with amino-acid sequence MLVSEQSTMAIKAYQDQAEQLLKEYVLADSFVPYISVVGGILACKMVYDLTQLISSIYFKSYSNLSRMQGVEWNNRAISTIHAVFITVLSLYFVFWSDLFSDYQLGGLVTLRTSPLSTFVLGVSIGYFLADIGMIFWFYPALGGLEYVVHHLLSVAALTYAMLTGEGQLYTYMVLISETTTPGINLRWLPEYSCSYTCFIMSTCIMMRRVTRFNWMVTLLQEQFFPQFESWLYKCIRKKWKAKF; translated from the exons ATGTTGGTTTCTGAACAATCAACCATGGCAATCAAAGCTTACCAAGATCAGGCTGAACAGCTACTAAAGGAATATGTCCTAGCAGACTCTTTTGTGCCGTACATTTCTGTAGTTGGTGGCATACTTGCTTGCAAAATG GTCTATGATCTTACTCAATTGATTAGTTCTATTTACTTCAAGAGCTACTCTAACCTTTCAAGAATGCAAGGTGTTGAGTGGAATAACAG GGCCATATCAACTATTCATGCTGTTTTTATCACAGTCTTGTCATTGTATTTTGTCTTTTGGTCGGATCTCTTTTCTGACTATCAACTTGGTGGCCTTGTTACATTGCGAACTTCTCCACTATCTACGTTTGTATTGGGG GTTTCAATTGGTTATTTTCTAGCGGACATTGGCATGATCTTTTGGTTTTATCCTGCTCTTGGTGGGTTGGAGTAT GTGgttcatcatcttctttctgTAGCAGCATTAACGTATGCAATGTTGACTGGGGAGGGACAGCTCTATACGTACATGGTTCTTATTTCTGAGACAACCACCCCTGGGATCAACTTAAGATG GTTGCCAGAATACTCTTGTTCATATACCTGTTTTATCATGTCTACCTGCATTATGATGAG GAGGGTAACGAGATTCAACTGGATGGTCACGCTTCTTCAAGAACAGTTTTTCCCTCAATTTGAAAGCTGGTTGTACAAATGTATCAGGAAAAAGTGGAAAGCTAAGTTTTAG
- the LOC107416620 gene encoding uncharacterized protein LOC107416620 isoform X1 — MLVSEQSTMAIKAYQDQAEQLLKEYVLADSFVPYISVVGGILACKMVYDLTQLISSIYFKSYSNLSRMQGVEWNNRAISTIHAVFITVLSLYFVFWSDLFSDYQLGGLVTLRTSPLSTFVLGVSIGYFLADIGMIFWFYPALGGLEYVVHHLLSVAALTYAMLTGEGQLYTYMVLISETTTPGINLRWYLDTAGMKRSRAYVINGVVIFFSWLVARILLFIYLFYHVYLHYDEVKQMHTYGLLLVIVVPLLLSVMNLMWFWRIFKGLKKTLAKRQ; from the exons ATGTTGGTTTCTGAACAATCAACCATGGCAATCAAAGCTTACCAAGATCAGGCTGAACAGCTACTAAAGGAATATGTCCTAGCAGACTCTTTTGTGCCGTACATTTCTGTAGTTGGTGGCATACTTGCTTGCAAAATG GTCTATGATCTTACTCAATTGATTAGTTCTATTTACTTCAAGAGCTACTCTAACCTTTCAAGAATGCAAGGTGTTGAGTGGAATAACAG GGCCATATCAACTATTCATGCTGTTTTTATCACAGTCTTGTCATTGTATTTTGTCTTTTGGTCGGATCTCTTTTCTGACTATCAACTTGGTGGCCTTGTTACATTGCGAACTTCTCCACTATCTACGTTTGTATTGGGG GTTTCAATTGGTTATTTTCTAGCGGACATTGGCATGATCTTTTGGTTTTATCCTGCTCTTGGTGGGTTGGAGTAT GTGgttcatcatcttctttctgTAGCAGCATTAACGTATGCAATGTTGACTGGGGAGGGACAGCTCTATACGTACATGGTTCTTATTTCTGAGACAACCACCCCTGGGATCAACTTAAGATG GTATCTTGACACAGCTGGTATGAAGCGGTCTAGAGCTTATGTCATAAATGGGGTTGTAATATTCTTTTCTTGGCTG GTTGCCAGAATACTCTTGTTCATATACCTGTTTTATCATGTCTACCTGCATTATGATGAG GTTAAGCAGATGCACACATATGGGTTACTTTTAGTAATTGTGGTTCCATTGCTATTATCTGTGATGAACTTGATGTGGTTTTGGAGGATCTTCAAGGGATTGAAAAAGACATTAGCAAAGAGACAATGA